A genomic segment from Paramixta manurensis encodes:
- a CDS encoding flavocytochrome c has protein sequence MNNAITPILRPLTLPNGAVLKNRLIMAPMTTCTGFYDGTVTSELVEYYRARAGSIGAVIVECCFIDTKGPAFPGAIAIDSDNKIPGLTRIADAIKSKGSKAILQIYHGGRMVEPELIGGKVPVAPSAIAAPREGATTPQALTAEEVDVMITKFGDAVNRAIKAGFDGVEIHGANTYLIQQFYSPNSNQRDDKWGGSRDNRARFPLEVLEITHKMADRFAHDGFIIGYRFSPEEIEVPGIRFDDTLYLLEKLAARGLDYVHFSVGQLLRPSIVDTSDPTPLIEKYRTLRSETLAKVPVIGVGGVINKTDAESALDHGYDLVAVGKACIAYPDWADRIINNEQLELYIDSTQREALIIPEPLWRFSLVDAMIRDVSVSGRKYKAGVYQEKVEAEALKLKINVTLDTDRITDISLVKDDTLDVDFTTTFENLRTRILVANSPHVDAITGATTQSEALKKAVSRALATSSKEHVIDEGGNPNAPQNYDVVVIGSGGAGLAAAIQACDEGAHVVIIEKMPTIGGNTIKASVGMNAAETRFQKLKGIEDSKELFYEETLKGGKFKNNPILLREFVELAPEAIEWLASHEIELNDITITGGMSIDRTHRPADRSAVGGFLISGLVKNVNKRNIDVLLETSVAEILFENDTVTGVKVVDEYNDSRILNAKSVIVATGGFSANREMVVKYRPELDGFVTTNHKGATGSGIAMLQKLGADTVDMGEIQIHPTVEQTTSYLISESIRGGGAILVSQEGKRFFNEMETRDKVSAEIIALPEKSAWVIFDEQVRLNNKAADEYIGRGFVVSAPFPNELALKINMDQDALQQTLARYNQFVEQQHDDDFGRATALRHPLNHGPFYAIRIAPGVHHTMGGVTINTDTAVLDSHKQVIDGVWAAGEVVGGIHGANRIGGNAVADIIIFGTLAGRRAAAHARR, from the coding sequence ATGAATAATGCTATCACCCCCATCCTACGCCCGCTCACTCTTCCTAATGGTGCCGTTCTAAAAAATCGCTTGATAATGGCGCCAATGACCACCTGTACCGGTTTTTATGATGGCACCGTGACCAGTGAATTAGTGGAATATTATCGTGCCCGTGCGGGTAGCATCGGCGCTGTGATCGTCGAATGCTGTTTTATTGATACCAAAGGTCCGGCTTTTCCGGGCGCCATCGCGATTGACAGTGATAACAAAATCCCAGGACTGACCAGAATTGCCGATGCGATTAAATCTAAAGGCTCTAAGGCAATTTTACAGATTTACCACGGCGGCCGCATGGTGGAGCCGGAGCTGATTGGCGGTAAAGTGCCGGTGGCGCCGAGCGCTATCGCCGCGCCGCGTGAAGGCGCAACAACGCCGCAAGCGTTAACTGCGGAAGAAGTCGACGTGATGATCACCAAGTTTGGCGATGCGGTAAACCGCGCTATCAAGGCCGGGTTTGATGGCGTTGAAATTCACGGCGCTAATACATATTTAATCCAGCAATTTTATTCGCCAAACTCCAACCAGCGCGATGATAAATGGGGCGGTAGCCGCGACAACCGCGCACGCTTCCCGCTGGAAGTGCTGGAAATTACCCATAAAATGGCAGACCGTTTTGCCCATGACGGGTTCATTATCGGTTATCGTTTCTCTCCGGAAGAGATTGAAGTGCCGGGAATTCGCTTCGACGATACCCTGTATTTGCTGGAAAAACTGGCGGCCCGCGGGCTGGATTACGTGCATTTCTCCGTAGGGCAACTACTGCGCCCCTCGATTGTTGACACCAGCGATCCAACGCCGTTAATTGAAAAATACCGCACCCTGCGCTCTGAAACACTGGCAAAAGTGCCGGTGATTGGCGTCGGTGGCGTGATCAATAAAACCGATGCAGAAAGCGCTCTCGACCATGGCTATGATTTGGTGGCAGTAGGTAAAGCCTGTATTGCCTATCCGGATTGGGCCGACCGCATTATCAACAATGAGCAGCTTGAACTGTATATTGATAGCACCCAACGTGAGGCGCTGATTATTCCGGAACCCTTGTGGCGCTTCTCATTAGTCGACGCCATGATCCGCGATGTGAGCGTCTCCGGGCGGAAATATAAGGCCGGTGTCTATCAGGAAAAAGTTGAGGCCGAAGCGCTTAAATTAAAAATCAACGTCACCTTAGATACTGACCGTATCACCGACATTTCGCTGGTCAAAGACGACACGCTTGATGTTGACTTTACCACCACCTTTGAAAATCTCCGCACACGCATACTGGTGGCAAACAGCCCGCACGTTGATGCGATTACCGGTGCAACCACGCAGAGTGAAGCGCTTAAAAAAGCGGTGTCCCGCGCGTTGGCAACCTCCAGTAAAGAGCATGTGATTGACGAAGGCGGTAACCCCAATGCGCCGCAAAACTACGATGTGGTGGTCATCGGCAGCGGCGGCGCCGGTTTAGCGGCGGCGATCCAGGCCTGTGACGAAGGCGCACATGTGGTCATTATTGAGAAAATGCCTACCATCGGCGGCAATACCATTAAAGCGTCGGTCGGAATGAATGCGGCGGAAACCCGCTTCCAAAAACTGAAAGGGATCGAAGACAGTAAAGAGTTGTTTTATGAAGAAACCCTGAAAGGCGGTAAATTTAAAAATAACCCGATACTGCTCAGAGAGTTTGTCGAATTAGCGCCGGAAGCCATTGAATGGCTCGCCAGCCACGAAATTGAACTGAATGACATCACCATTACCGGCGGTATGAGCATTGACCGTACTCACCGTCCGGCTGACCGTTCTGCGGTCGGCGGCTTTTTAATTAGCGGGCTGGTGAAAAACGTCAACAAGCGCAATATCGATGTCCTACTCGAAACCTCCGTCGCGGAGATATTGTTTGAGAATGACACCGTTACCGGCGTAAAAGTGGTTGATGAATATAACGATAGTCGCATCCTGAACGCAAAAAGCGTCATCGTCGCGACCGGCGGCTTTAGTGCCAACCGCGAAATGGTGGTGAAATACCGCCCGGAACTGGATGGCTTTGTGACCACTAACCACAAAGGCGCGACCGGGAGCGGGATCGCCATGCTACAGAAACTGGGGGCTGATACGGTCGATATGGGGGAAATTCAGATTCACCCAACCGTTGAGCAAACCACCTCGTACCTGATTTCTGAGTCAATTCGCGGCGGCGGCGCGATTTTGGTGAGCCAGGAAGGAAAACGTTTCTTTAATGAGATGGAAACGCGTGACAAAGTGTCCGCCGAAATTATTGCCCTGCCGGAAAAAAGCGCCTGGGTTATTTTCGACGAACAAGTGCGCCTGAATAACAAAGCCGCCGATGAGTATATCGGGCGCGGATTTGTCGTCAGCGCGCCGTTCCCGAATGAACTGGCTTTAAAAATTAATATGGATCAGGATGCCCTGCAGCAGACGCTGGCGCGTTATAACCAGTTTGTCGAACAGCAGCATGACGATGATTTCGGGCGCGCGACGGCGTTGCGCCATCCGTTAAATCATGGGCCATTCTACGCGATTCGTATCGCGCCTGGCGTGCATCACACCATGGGCGGCGTCACCATCAATACTGATACCGCCGTGCTGGATAGCCATAAGCAGGTCATTGATGGCGTCTGGGCTGCCGGTGAAGTGGTGGGGGGTATTCATGGCGCAAACCGTATCGGCGGTAATGCCGTAGCCGATATTATTATCTTCGGTACGCTTGCCGGCCGCCGCGCGGCAGCGCACGCACGACGCTAA